From a region of the Leptospira kmetyi serovar Malaysia str. Bejo-Iso9 genome:
- a CDS encoding DUF4395 domain-containing protein — translation MIQIGNFPDSVNEYAARSVAGLVFILTLATLLTQSVWLNLALLYGFTARVLYGPKFSLFAKIAIHGIVPMLKLGNKTTAGPPKRFAQSIGFLFSLTSLILLVFGQIFAFQIVLGILLFFAALESFVGFCAGCFVFGYLMRWGIIPEEVCEKCNNLTFAPKKSEG, via the coding sequence ATGATTCAAATCGGCAATTTTCCGGATTCGGTCAACGAATACGCGGCTCGATCCGTAGCCGGTCTCGTTTTTATTCTTACGCTAGCAACACTTTTGACCCAATCGGTTTGGTTGAATCTGGCGCTGCTCTACGGATTTACGGCGAGGGTTTTGTACGGGCCAAAATTTTCTCTCTTTGCGAAGATAGCAATTCATGGTATCGTACCTATGTTGAAACTGGGAAACAAAACGACGGCGGGACCGCCGAAACGATTCGCGCAATCGATCGGATTTTTGTTTAGCCTGACGTCGTTGATCCTTTTGGTTTTCGGTCAGATTTTTGCGTTTCAGATCGTGCTTGGAATTCTTTTGTTTTTCGCGGCCTTGGAATCCTTTGTCGGATTCTGCGCGGGATGTTTCGTGTTCGGATATCTGATGCGATGGGGAATTATTCCGGAGGAAGTATGCGAGAAGTGCAACAATCTCACTTTTGCTCCCAAAAAAAGCGAAGGATAA
- a CDS encoding arsenosugar biosynthesis-associated peroxidase-like protein, with product MSKESYYVPEDLKKFGNIGEFQPNLAKKFFEYYGDVFAEGALTAREKSLIALAVSHAIQCPYCIDAYTTDTLEKGVSEAGLMEAVHVAAAIRGGASLVHSVQMMNKVKELGM from the coding sequence ATGTCTAAAGAGTCCTACTACGTACCGGAAGACCTCAAAAAATTCGGAAACATCGGCGAATTTCAGCCTAATCTCGCGAAAAAGTTTTTCGAATACTACGGAGACGTCTTCGCGGAGGGGGCCTTAACCGCTCGCGAAAAATCCTTAATCGCATTGGCGGTGTCGCACGCGATTCAATGTCCTTATTGTATAGACGCATATACGACCGACACTCTGGAAAAAGGTGTGAGCGAAGCTGGTCTTATGGAAGCGGTTCACGTCGCGGCGGCGATTCGGGGTGGGGCTTCTTTGGTTCATTCCGTTCAGATGATGAATAAGGTCAAAGAACTCGGAATGTAA
- the arsS gene encoding arsenosugar biosynthesis radical SAM (seleno)protein ArsS (Some members of this family are selenoproteins.), which yields MKSLQSRGSELVSPERQFQVLKEVFFHKNLPSFADQLKNSGVGALRPVSTEIFQMNLGKLCNQTCKHCHVDAGPDRKEIMSKETMLHCLSVLATSPISTVDLTGGAPEMNPEFRWLVTELRKLNKKVMVRCNLTILLAGEKYRSLPEFYAEQKVEVVSSLPYFEKRRTDAQRGDGVFEKSIEALQKLNSLGYGVPDSGLILNLVYNPAGAFLPGSQATLENEFKNSLYKQFGIQFNSLFTITNMPISRYLEYLQESGNLEGYLEKLVTSYNPVAAQGVMCRNTLSVGYDGSLYDCDFNQMLEMKVEGKIQNIRDYDANALEQRNIRVYEHCYGCTAGAGSSCGGATA from the coding sequence GTGAAATCCTTACAATCCAGAGGAAGCGAACTCGTTTCTCCCGAAAGACAGTTTCAAGTATTGAAGGAGGTATTCTTTCATAAGAATCTTCCTTCCTTTGCGGACCAGTTGAAGAATTCGGGAGTGGGCGCTCTTCGTCCCGTTTCCACCGAAATTTTTCAGATGAATCTCGGAAAACTCTGCAATCAAACCTGCAAACACTGTCACGTGGACGCGGGTCCCGATCGAAAAGAGATCATGAGCAAGGAAACGATGCTTCATTGTTTGAGCGTTCTTGCGACCAGTCCGATTTCGACCGTGGATTTGACCGGCGGGGCGCCCGAGATGAATCCCGAGTTTCGATGGCTCGTAACCGAACTTCGTAAGCTGAATAAGAAGGTTATGGTTCGTTGTAATCTCACCATTCTTCTTGCCGGAGAAAAATACAGAAGTCTTCCCGAGTTCTACGCGGAACAAAAGGTCGAGGTAGTATCCAGTCTTCCTTATTTCGAAAAAAGAAGAACGGACGCGCAAAGAGGGGACGGAGTTTTCGAAAAGTCCATCGAAGCATTGCAAAAGTTGAATTCTCTCGGATACGGAGTTCCCGATTCGGGTTTGATTTTGAATCTCGTATACAATCCTGCGGGAGCGTTTTTGCCCGGATCTCAAGCCACTCTGGAAAATGAGTTTAAGAATTCATTGTATAAGCAATTTGGAATACAGTTCAATTCTCTTTTTACGATCACGAATATGCCCATCTCGAGATATCTGGAATATCTGCAGGAAAGCGGGAATTTGGAAGGTTATCTGGAAAAGCTTGTAACATCCTATAACCCGGTCGCGGCGCAGGGTGTTATGTGCAGGAATACGCTGAGCGTCGGATACGACGGTTCTCTTTACGATTGCGATTTCAATCAGATGTTGGAAATGAAAGTCGAAGGAAAAATTCAAAACATCCGAGACTACGACGCGAACGCATTGGAACAAAGAAACATTCGGGTTTACGAACACTGTTACGGTTGTACGGCGGGCGCGGGTTCGAGTTGCGGCGGCGCGACCGCCTGA
- a CDS encoding DNA-methyltransferase, producing the protein MKRTIHKMERRDSRETFPLESESVDLVLTSPPYPMIEMWDELFFGFSSEIRARFQNDPNDSYERMHLELDRVWKESFRVLKDGGFLVVNIGDATRNTSLGFQIFMNHARILRSCNSIGFQSLPGILWRKQTNSPNKFLGSGMLPAGAYVTLEHEHILIFRKNNKRKFVTKSDKLSRAESAFFWEERNSWFTDVWDFKGKKQGLNSFAGRERSAAYPFELANRIILMYSLKGDLVLDPFLGTGTTTLAAIGNCRNSVGFDLDSSLLQNSFENFSSLKDELNGIVDKRKQAHDLFVDTRQKEGKPFLHFNQNLQTQVVTKQEKFLNLEKITKLFKNEEGWIEAEYSPLLQAVAPPQLEPAPAVQP; encoded by the coding sequence ATGAAGCGAACGATTCATAAAATGGAACGCAGAGATTCTCGGGAAACCTTTCCCTTGGAATCGGAATCGGTGGATCTCGTTTTGACCTCTCCCCCGTATCCCATGATCGAAATGTGGGACGAACTCTTTTTCGGTTTTTCTTCCGAGATCCGCGCACGCTTTCAAAACGATCCGAACGATTCTTACGAAAGAATGCATCTTGAACTCGATCGAGTTTGGAAAGAATCCTTTCGCGTTTTGAAGGACGGAGGTTTTCTCGTCGTCAATATCGGCGACGCGACCAGAAACACTTCTCTCGGTTTTCAGATTTTTATGAATCATGCGAGAATTCTCAGGAGTTGCAATTCGATCGGTTTCCAAAGTCTTCCCGGAATCCTTTGGAGAAAGCAGACCAATTCTCCCAATAAGTTTCTCGGTTCGGGGATGCTTCCCGCGGGAGCGTACGTCACTTTAGAACATGAACATATTCTAATATTCAGAAAAAATAACAAACGAAAGTTCGTCACAAAGTCGGACAAACTCTCCAGAGCGGAAAGCGCGTTCTTCTGGGAGGAAAGAAATTCCTGGTTCACGGACGTTTGGGACTTTAAAGGAAAAAAACAGGGATTGAACTCGTTTGCGGGACGCGAAAGAAGCGCCGCGTATCCCTTCGAACTCGCCAACAGAATCATACTGATGTATTCCCTAAAAGGAGATTTGGTTCTGGATCCGTTTCTCGGAACCGGAACGACAACTCTCGCCGCGATCGGCAATTGCAGAAACTCCGTCGGGTTCGATCTCGATTCGAGTTTGCTTCAGAACTCGTTCGAAAACTTTTCCTCTTTGAAGGACGAACTCAACGGAATCGTCGACAAAAGAAAACAAGCTCACGATCTTTTCGTCGATACAAGGCAAAAAGAAGGAAAACCGTTTCTTCATTTCAATCAGAACCTGCAAACTCAAGTGGTCACCAAACAGGAAAAATTCTTAAACCTGGAAAAAATCACGAAACTTTTTAAAAACGAAGAAGGATGGATCGAAGCCGAATATTCTCCCTTGCTTCAGGCGGTCGCGCCGCCGCAACTCGAACCCGCGCCCGCCGTACAACCGTAA